The following are encoded together in the Methanobrevibacter arboriphilus JCM 13429 = DSM 1125 genome:
- a CDS encoding arsenic resistance protein, translating into MNVLEKFQSIIILVAIIFGLVFGQLTIINNSAGYFIIPFLFLMLFGIFGSISLKDFKKSFSNFKFAKVTILMNFIWTPLFAYILGAIFLNQHIDIWIGFIMLMVTPCTDWYLIFTDIAKGNLPLSTSILPLNLILQLILLPIYLLLFFGVFGSFDYGILLESILLMVFLPFILAQIARYLFTNMKSLNSFKDNFFSFFESSQIIFLSLAIFCMFASNGYLLVNNLWVILLLLIPMFLFFILNFFIGRLLTNKLNFCYADSVSLSMTTLARNSPIALAIAVIAFPNQPLVALALVIGPLIELPVLAIISQVLLFIKRKNFL; encoded by the coding sequence ATGAATGTTTTAGAAAAATTTCAATCCATTATAATACTTGTTGCTATAATATTTGGACTAGTTTTTGGACAACTCACAATAATTAATAATAGTGCAGGCTATTTTATAATACCTTTTTTATTTTTGATGTTATTTGGTATATTTGGATCTATATCTCTTAAAGATTTTAAGAAGAGTTTCTCTAATTTTAAATTTGCAAAAGTTACTATTTTAATGAACTTTATTTGGACTCCTTTATTTGCTTATATCCTTGGAGCTATCTTTTTAAATCAACATATTGATATTTGGATTGGTTTTATAATGTTGATGGTAACTCCTTGTACTGATTGGTACCTAATTTTTACAGATATTGCTAAAGGAAATCTTCCTCTTTCAACTTCAATTCTTCCTTTAAATTTAATATTACAATTAATACTTCTTCCAATATATTTATTATTATTTTTTGGTGTTTTTGGTTCATTTGATTATGGAATTTTACTTGAAAGCATATTACTTATGGTTTTTTTACCATTTATTTTAGCTCAAATAGCTAGATATCTTTTTACAAATATGAAATCATTAAATAGTTTTAAAGATAATTTTTTTAGTTTTTTTGAGTCTTCCCAAATCATTTTTTTGAGTTTAGCTATTTTTTGTATGTTTGCTTCAAATGGTTATTTATTGGTTAATAATTTGTGGGTTATTTTACTTTTACTTATTCCAATGTTTTTATTTTTCATTTTAAACTTTTTTATAGGTAGACTGTTGACTAACAAATTAAATTTTTGTTATGCAGATTCAGTTAGCCTATCTATGACTACTCTTGCAAGAAATTCTCCAATTGCTTTAGCTATAGCTGTAATAGCTTTTCCAAATCAACCTTTAGTTGCTTTAGCATTAGTTATAGGGCCTTTAATAGAATTACCTGTTTTAGCTATTATATCTCAAGTTTTGCTGTTTATCAAAAGAAAAAATTTTTTATAA
- the feoB gene encoding ferrous iron transport protein B — MNSIKIGLAGNPNVGKTTLFNQLTGLRQHVGNWPGKTVEKAEGHLNFNDSRIDVIDLPGNYALSAHSIEEIVSRDFIVDENSDVIVNIIDATNIERNLYLTTQMMELGANLVIALNMNKFAKKKDYDIDTNMLSELLGVPVVEIEAIDNTGKEQLLEAVQNAAKNPIDSSKKLVYGTELTEHLNDLKDLIEKNKELSDVPSSWTAIKLLEDDDIIVEKVKTASNFIEIFNEVEKLKKHFKNVFGESSEEVVANYRYSYIDGLIKESVIKPEIEKQTITEKIDRVVTNRILGLPIFLVIMWIIFQITFTVGAPFQDLLDNGFVMLGDGILALIGESWFSSLLVDGIIGGVGGVLVFLPQIFLMFLMISILEDSGYLARAAFVMDRIMHKFVGLHGKAFIPMILGFGCGVPGIMATRTMEHERDRILTMMIIPFMSCTARLPVYVLFVAAFFTAFQGEVIFSLYLLGIAVAIIIAAILKNTAFKGITTPFVMELPSYKLPSLKGVLIHTWEKGYGFIRKAGTIILAASIVVWVLSSVPVGVDYGSQESVIGQLGTVVAPIFGPLGFGEWQPAVALIFGVVAKEVVVGTFSSLFGVAEEGSGIESAMHEIFTPLSAYAFLVFVLLYVPCFAALGTIKQETNSWRWPLAMVGVTTVTAYIVSFIVYQGGTLLGFG, encoded by the coding sequence ATGAATAGTATAAAGATAGGATTAGCTGGAAATCCTAATGTGGGTAAAACAACTTTATTTAATCAATTAACTGGTCTTAGACAGCATGTTGGAAATTGGCCTGGTAAAACAGTAGAAAAAGCTGAAGGTCATCTAAATTTCAATGATTCGAGAATTGATGTAATTGATCTTCCAGGAAACTATGCTCTTAGTGCTCATTCTATTGAAGAGATAGTTTCTAGGGATTTTATTGTTGATGAAAATTCAGATGTTATAGTTAATATTATTGATGCAACTAATATCGAGAGAAATTTATATTTAACTACTCAAATGATGGAACTTGGTGCAAATTTAGTCATTGCACTTAATATGAATAAATTTGCTAAAAAGAAAGATTATGATATTGATACAAATATGTTATCTGAACTTTTAGGAGTTCCTGTTGTAGAAATTGAGGCTATTGATAATACTGGAAAAGAACAATTATTAGAAGCGGTTCAAAATGCTGCTAAAAACCCTATTGATAGTAGTAAAAAATTAGTTTATGGTACAGAGTTAACTGAACATCTTAATGATCTTAAAGATCTTATTGAAAAGAATAAAGAGTTATCTGATGTTCCATCATCATGGACAGCTATAAAACTGTTAGAAGATGATGATATAATTGTTGAGAAAGTTAAAACTGCTTCAAATTTTATTGAAATATTCAATGAAGTTGAAAAATTAAAAAAACATTTTAAAAATGTTTTTGGTGAAAGTAGTGAAGAAGTAGTTGCTAATTATAGATATTCTTATATTGATGGTTTGATTAAAGAATCTGTTATTAAACCAGAAATAGAAAAACAGACAATCACTGAAAAGATTGATAGAGTAGTTACTAATAGAATATTAGGACTTCCAATATTTTTAGTTATAATGTGGATTATATTTCAAATTACTTTTACTGTTGGAGCACCATTCCAAGATCTTCTTGATAATGGATTTGTAATGCTTGGAGATGGTATATTAGCATTGATTGGTGAATCTTGGTTTTCTTCACTACTTGTTGATGGTATTATAGGTGGTGTTGGTGGAGTACTTGTATTTTTACCTCAAATATTTTTGATGTTTTTGATGATTAGTATTCTTGAAGATTCAGGATACCTTGCAAGAGCTGCTTTTGTTATGGATAGAATTATGCATAAATTTGTAGGTCTTCATGGAAAAGCATTTATTCCAATGATTTTAGGATTCGGATGTGGTGTTCCAGGAATTATGGCTACTAGGACAATGGAACATGAAAGAGATAGGATATTAACAATGATGATAATTCCTTTCATGTCTTGTACTGCTAGATTGCCGGTTTATGTTTTATTTGTCGCTGCTTTCTTTACTGCTTTCCAAGGTGAAGTTATATTCTCATTATATCTTCTTGGAATAGCTGTAGCTATTATAATCGCCGCAATTCTTAAAAATACTGCATTTAAGGGAATTACAACTCCTTTTGTTATGGAACTACCTTCTTATAAGTTACCTTCTCTAAAAGGTGTACTTATTCATACTTGGGAAAAAGGTTATGGTTTCATTAGAAAAGCAGGTACAATTATCCTTGCAGCTTCTATTGTAGTGTGGGTTTTAAGTAGTGTACCAGTTGGAGTTGATTATGGATCTCAAGAATCTGTAATTGGGCAATTGGGTACTGTTGTAGCTCCAATTTTTGGACCATTAGGATTTGGTGAATGGCAACCTGCTGTAGCTTTAATATTTGGTGTAGTAGCTAAGGAGGTGGTTGTAGGAACTTTCAGTTCCCTGTTTGGAGTTGCTGAGGAAGGATCGGGCATTGAATCGGCAATGCATGAGATTTTCACACCGCTTTCTGCATATGCATTCCTAGTATTTGTATTGTTATATGTCCCATGTTTTGCAGCTTTGGGTACTATAAAGCAAGAAACAAACTCTTGGAGATGGCCATTAGCCATGGTAGGTGTTACTACAGTAACTGCATATATTGTATCATTCATTGTATATCAAGGTGGAACCCTTTTAGGTTTTGGTTGA
- a CDS encoding FeoA family protein: protein MEEKNINSIKTLNELKNGERGTIVSFSDRGDVELKRHLLGMGFVKGSEITLEKVAPLGDPIKFRLKGYSICLRKNEAENIKVQVVN from the coding sequence ATGGAGGAAAAAAATATTAATTCAATAAAAACATTAAATGAACTTAAAAATGGTGAAAGAGGAACTATTGTTTCTTTTTCTGATAGAGGAGATGTTGAATTAAAAAGGCATCTTTTAGGTATGGGGTTTGTTAAAGGTTCTGAAATTACTCTAGAAAAAGTAGCTCCTTTAGGAGATCCTATTAAATTTAGATTAAAAGGATATTCAATTTGCCTTCGTAAAAATGAGGCAGAGAATATCAAAGTTCAAGTGGTGAACTGA
- a CDS encoding GNAT family N-acetyltransferase, with protein MGLKIVFTDENNENFIKIDQEQSDYYNNLLGSIAIDYRNTCLDYKDHFVVLVFDDDLPIACGSFVEYCKDTVEIKNLFVKEGYRNQGLGNTIVKKLEEESKNRGYDFIILETNIHMPIAISFYSKLNYNLIENYPPFVGNELYVCMKKKL; from the coding sequence ATGGGCTTAAAAATTGTTTTTACTGATGAAAATAATGAAAATTTCATTAAAATTGATCAAGAACAATCTGATTATTATAATAATCTTCTAGGATCTATTGCAATTGACTATAGGAATACTTGTCTAGATTATAAAGATCATTTTGTTGTTTTAGTTTTTGATGATGATTTGCCAATTGCATGTGGATCTTTTGTAGAATATTGTAAAGATACTGTTGAAATTAAGAACCTTTTTGTAAAAGAAGGTTATAGAAATCAAGGATTAGGAAATACTATTGTTAAAAAGTTAGAAGAAGAGAGTAAAAATAGAGGATATGATTTCATTATTTTAGAAACAAATATCCATATGCCAATAGCTATTTCTTTTTATTCTAAATTAAATTATAATTTAATTGAAAATTATCCTCCTTTTGTTGGCAATGAACTTTATGTTTGCATGAAGAAAAAATTGTGA
- a CDS encoding DUF3194 domain-containing protein, which yields MNKLKKLSQEDLDVISQYFSDKANEIILSKVPSKEVLDFDLQIDASYDDEELDVNIDVNIALDELSKIKNDDIELAIEEAYNQLDVFIDENYRE from the coding sequence TTGAATAAGCTTAAAAAATTATCCCAAGAGGATTTAGACGTTATTTCACAGTATTTTTCAGATAAAGCTAATGAGATTATATTATCTAAAGTTCCATCAAAAGAAGTTTTAGACTTTGATCTTCAAATAGATGCTAGTTATGATGATGAAGAGTTGGATGTTAATATTGATGTTAATATTGCTCTTGATGAACTTTCTAAAATCAAAAATGATGATATTGAGTTAGCTATTGAGGAAGCCTATAATCAGTTAGATGTTTTTATTGATGAAAATTATAGAGAATAA
- a CDS encoding prefoldin subunit beta, with product MEVPQNIQHQLNQFQQLQQQAQAVTVQKQNVDIQIQETESALEELKKSDENAEVFKTAGNLLIKVNRDEINEELEEKLETLKLREKTMARQEERVMKKLQEMQSSIQEAMQNQAPQ from the coding sequence ATGGAAGTACCTCAAAATATACAACATCAATTAAATCAATTTCAACAATTACAACAGCAAGCTCAAGCTGTAACTGTACAGAAACAAAATGTAGATATTCAGATTCAAGAAACTGAAAGTGCTCTTGAAGAATTAAAGAAGAGTGACGAAAATGCAGAAGTTTTTAAAACAGCTGGAAACTTGTTAATTAAAGTAAATCGTGATGAAATTAATGAAGAGCTTGAAGAAAAACTAGAAACTCTTAAATTAAGAGAAAAAACTATGGCTCGTCAAGAAGAAAGAGTTATGAAAAAGCTTCAAGAGATGCAATCTTCAATCCAAGAAGCTATGCAAAATCAAGCTCCTCAATAA
- a CDS encoding KEOPS complex subunit Pcc1, translating to MGFSGGFYISEISFNALKSVKSNILIDLEDEKLAKIVFDSVLLEFESSPDYRSNMYINLDNSKLIISIDSEDATSFRASINSAIKWIIVSLDVNDLIK from the coding sequence ATGGGTTTTAGTGGAGGTTTTTATATTTCTGAAATTTCTTTCAATGCTTTAAAGTCAGTTAAAAGTAATATTTTAATAGATTTAGAAGATGAAAAATTAGCTAAAATTGTCTTTGATTCTGTTTTATTGGAATTTGAATCTTCTCCAGATTATAGATCTAACATGTATATTAACCTAGATAATTCTAAACTTATTATAAGTATTGATTCTGAGGATGCTACTTCGTTTCGTGCTTCTATCAACTCTGCTATTAAATGGATTATTGTATCATTAGATGTTAATGATTTAATTAAATGA
- a CDS encoding DNA-directed RNA polymerase subunit P — MYKCSECGTEIDPKSYMENKCPKCRYRILFKKVPAVKRTIKSR, encoded by the coding sequence TTGTATAAATGTTCTGAATGTGGAACAGAAATTGATCCAAAAAGTTATATGGAAAATAAATGTCCTAAATGTAGATATAGGATTCTTTTCAAAAAAGTTCCAGCTGTTAAAAGAACTATTAAATCAAGATAG
- the rpl37A gene encoding 50S ribosomal protein L37Ae, which translates to MARTKKVGITGRFGARYGRKAKRTVKSIEENMKKKHVCPKCDRPAVKRQAVGIWKCSKCDTVFTGGAYVPQTPMLKTANRNIKRVVGGD; encoded by the coding sequence ATGGCAAGAACAAAAAAAGTGGGAATTACAGGAAGATTTGGAGCAAGATATGGAAGAAAAGCTAAAAGAACTGTAAAATCCATTGAAGAAAACATGAAAAAGAAGCATGTTTGTCCTAAATGTGATAGACCAGCTGTTAAAAGACAAGCTGTAGGAATTTGGAAATGTAGTAAATGTGATACAGTATTTACTGGTGGAGCTTATGTTCCTCAAACTCCAATGCTTAAAACAGCTAACAGAAATATTAAAAGAGTAGTTGGAGGGGACTAA
- the rrp42 gene encoding exosome complex protein Rrp42, producing the protein MNIIPEITRECITDLINSNKREDGRDLEEYRDILIETGVISKAEGSARVKIGNSQVIVGIKPQLGEPFPDTPDVGVLMTNGEMLPMADPTFEPGPPSETSVELARVVDRGIRESEMVDLEKLCIVPGKKVWMLFIDLHIIDFDGNLFDTATLAVMSALLNTKLPVAKIVDDEVVIDEESTTDLPLRDKEAMCTFVKIGEKMVLDPSLDEEAILDARLSIGITESGSICAMQKGGDHPLTKEDILGAVKTAYSKVPDLLEKVNNA; encoded by the coding sequence ATGAATATTATACCTGAAATTACAAGAGAATGTATTACTGATCTAATTAATAGTAACAAAAGAGAAGATGGGAGAGATCTTGAGGAATACAGAGATATTCTTATTGAAACAGGAGTTATATCTAAAGCAGAAGGTTCTGCAAGGGTTAAAATTGGCAATAGTCAAGTCATTGTTGGTATAAAGCCTCAATTAGGTGAACCATTTCCAGATACTCCTGATGTAGGAGTTTTAATGACAAATGGTGAAATGTTACCTATGGCTGATCCGACTTTTGAACCAGGTCCTCCAAGTGAAACATCGGTTGAACTTGCTCGTGTTGTAGATAGAGGAATTCGTGAAAGTGAAATGGTAGATCTTGAAAAATTGTGTATTGTGCCTGGTAAAAAAGTATGGATGCTTTTCATTGATTTACATATAATTGATTTTGATGGAAATCTATTTGATACTGCTACCTTAGCTGTAATGAGTGCTCTTTTGAATACTAAATTACCTGTAGCTAAAATTGTTGATGATGAAGTTGTAATTGATGAAGAATCTACAACTGATTTGCCTTTGAGGGATAAAGAAGCTATGTGTACTTTCGTTAAAATAGGAGAAAAAATGGTTTTAGATCCTTCTTTAGATGAAGAAGCAATTTTAGATGCTAGACTTTCAATTGGTATAACTGAATCTGGTAGTATTTGTGCTATGCAGAAAGGTGGGGATCATCCATTAACTAAAGAAGATATTTTAGGGGCTGTTAAAACAGCTTATTCTAAGGTACCTGATTTATTAGAAAAAGTTAATAATGCTTAA
- the rrp41 gene encoding exosome complex exonuclease Rrp41 produces the protein MTNNGKRDDGRAYDEIRPLKIEAGVLERADGSAYLEVGGNKVLVAVYGPRESYIRRLLKPNTGVIRCRYNMAPFSVDDRKRPGPDRRSTEISKITAEALRPSLMLEGFPRSMVDVFIEIIEAEGGTRCAGITAASVALADAGIPMKDLVVGCAAGKVNDEIVLDLSEKEDKEGQADVPIAMMPRTEEITLLQSDGDLSEEEFGKALDLAMEGCRQVNKVQIEALKTRYAQDAGSDS, from the coding sequence ATCACTAATAATGGTAAAAGGGATGATGGGCGAGCATATGATGAAATCCGTCCTTTAAAAATTGAAGCAGGAGTACTTGAAAGAGCAGATGGATCTGCTTATTTGGAAGTTGGTGGAAATAAGGTATTGGTGGCTGTTTATGGTCCACGTGAATCTTATATCAGAAGATTATTGAAACCTAACACAGGTGTTATTAGGTGCAGATATAATATGGCACCTTTTTCAGTTGATGATAGGAAAAGACCAGGACCTGATAGAAGGTCAACAGAAATATCAAAAATAACTGCTGAAGCACTCAGACCATCTTTAATGTTAGAAGGATTTCCAAGATCTATGGTTGATGTTTTCATAGAAATTATTGAGGCTGAAGGTGGAACTAGGTGTGCAGGTATTACTGCTGCTTCTGTTGCTTTAGCTGATGCTGGAATTCCTATGAAAGATTTAGTAGTTGGTTGTGCTGCAGGTAAAGTCAATGATGAAATTGTATTAGATTTATCTGAAAAAGAGGATAAAGAAGGTCAAGCTGATGTTCCTATAGCTATGATGCCAAGAACTGAGGAAATTACATTACTACAGAGTGATGGTGACTTATCTGAGGAAGAATTTGGAAAAGCACTTGATTTAGCTATGGAAGGATGTAGACAAGTGAATAAAGTTCAAATTGAAGCTCTTAAAACAAGGTATGCTCAAGATGCTGGATCTGATAGCTAA
- a CDS encoding ribosome assembly factor SBDS, which produces MVNIDEAIIARLESHGEKFEILVDPDLAADFKNPEKDDVIIEDVLAVETIFKDAKKGDTSPDDAMIKVFDNTDVLEVAKEIINKGHIQLTAQQKRDMQEEKRLMVINKIARESINPQTGLPHPVKRIENAMEETRVKIDPFKSVDEQVQIVLKAIKIKIPIRFEHVKVAVRLPGSVAGNAFSIISKFGKILNEEWQQDGSWIAVVEIPGGVQEDFNLKMNEISGGDAETKVI; this is translated from the coding sequence ATGGTAAATATTGATGAAGCTATTATAGCTAGATTAGAATCTCATGGTGAGAAATTTGAAATTTTAGTTGATCCTGATTTAGCTGCAGATTTTAAAAATCCTGAAAAAGATGATGTGATTATTGAAGACGTTTTAGCTGTTGAAACCATATTCAAAGATGCTAAAAAAGGGGATACATCTCCTGATGATGCAATGATTAAAGTGTTTGATAATACTGATGTTTTAGAAGTTGCAAAAGAAATAATTAATAAAGGACATATTCAACTTACTGCTCAGCAAAAAAGAGATATGCAGGAAGAAAAAAGGTTAATGGTTATTAATAAAATTGCTAGGGAATCTATTAATCCTCAGACTGGCCTTCCGCATCCAGTAAAGAGAATAGAAAATGCTATGGAAGAAACTAGAGTTAAAATTGATCCTTTTAAATCAGTTGATGAGCAAGTACAGATTGTTTTAAAAGCTATTAAAATTAAAATACCTATCAGGTTTGAGCATGTTAAAGTTGCAGTAAGGTTACCTGGTTCAGTTGCTGGAAACGCTTTTTCTATAATATCTAAATTTGGTAAAATATTAAATGAAGAATGGCAACAAGATGGATCTTGGATAGCTGTTGTTGAAATTCCTGGTGGAGTTCAAGAAGACTTTAATCTTAAAATGAATGAGATTTCTGGTGGGGATGCTGAAACTAAAGTTATTTAA
- the psmA gene encoding archaeal proteasome endopeptidase complex subunit alpha has protein sequence MQPLQNAGYDRAITVFSPDGRLFQVEYAREAVKRGTTSLGVKSKEGIVLLVDKRTTSKLVESKSIEKIFQIDDHIGAATSGLVADARALIERARMESQINKITYNEPIRVESLAKKICDMKQMYTQNGGVRPFGSALIIGGVNKNGCKLFETDPSGALIEYKATAIGSGRSAAMDVFEENYREDMTINEAIDLALDAVYEATEGKTTVESVEIAVVDKETRKYRKISDEEVAVHVESLIARKDTDDNTEEEEIEDEE, from the coding sequence ATGCAACCTTTACAAAATGCTGGATATGATAGGGCTATCACTGTCTTTAGCCCAGATGGAAGACTATTCCAAGTAGAATATGCAAGAGAGGCAGTAAAAAGAGGTACTACTTCTTTAGGTGTAAAATCAAAAGAGGGTATTGTACTTTTAGTAGATAAAAGAACTACAAGTAAACTTGTAGAGTCAAAATCTATTGAAAAGATCTTTCAAATTGATGACCACATAGGTGCAGCTACATCTGGATTAGTAGCTGATGCAAGAGCATTAATTGAAAGAGCAAGAATGGAATCTCAAATTAATAAAATTACTTATAATGAACCAATAAGAGTTGAATCTTTAGCTAAAAAGATTTGTGATATGAAACAAATGTATACTCAAAATGGTGGTGTACGCCCATTTGGTTCTGCACTTATCATTGGTGGAGTAAATAAAAACGGATGTAAACTCTTTGAAACTGATCCTAGTGGAGCATTAATTGAATATAAAGCAACTGCTATAGGATCTGGAAGATCTGCTGCTATGGATGTTTTTGAAGAAAATTACAGAGAAGATATGACTATTAATGAAGCGATTGATTTAGCTCTTGATGCGGTCTATGAAGCTACTGAAGGTAAAACTACAGTGGAAAGTGTTGAAATAGCTGTTGTTGACAAAGAAACTAGAAAATATAGAAAAATTTCTGACGAAGAAGTAGCAGTTCATGTTGAATCACTTATTGCAAGAAAAGATACTGATGATAATACTGAAGAAGAAGAAATTGAGGATGAAGAATAA
- a CDS encoding Rpp14/Pop5 family protein — translation MKFYDISNYSSKYYKIDDNIINSGIDTNINTNSNKINNNINNNINTKINTKINTKINTNNGNNKINTDNLNNSSNNNNNKVNTNSNSNNNFANYDEEGPSYYHFKVVLRCKRGCEDKVRGSLALLSNYNNNKIAITTMGISGTISSSIENFIK, via the coding sequence ATGAAATTTTATGATATTAGTAATTATTCTTCAAAGTATTATAAAATAGATGATAATATCATTAATAGTGGTATTGATACTAATATTAATACTAATTCTAATAAGATTAATAATAATATTAATAATAATATTAATACCAAAATTAATACCAAAATTAATACTAAAATTAATACTAATAATGGCAACAATAAGATCAACACTGACAATCTTAACAATAGTAGTAATAACAATAATAATAAGGTTAATACTAATAGTAATAGTAATAATAATTTTGCTAATTATGATGAAGAAGGACCTTCGTATTACCATTTTAAAGTTGTTCTTCGTTGTAAAAGAGGTTGTGAAGACAAAGTTCGTGGAAGTTTAGCATTATTATCTAATTACAATAATAATAAAATAGCTATAACAACTATGGGTATATCTGGAACTATATCTTCATCAATAGAAAACTTTATTAAGTAA
- the rnp3 gene encoding ribonuclease P protein component 3, whose amino-acid sequence MKFHDLNLKGKNYKLDKDLILDSYKLGWDYVNLNYSIENFKKAIDYKDKLKQEIDEIIANYQDKNKINSKNKFKFEFGLEINPKNQNELYKLSKKYRNESKYISVLGGDLAVNRAACENRQIDVLSRPYFRNRNSCGINHVLAKEAVRNNVAIELCFNDILSSYLSFRAKIMAHFREIIKLYNKFRFPLIITSGASSIWETRSPKDISSVFKNLGLSQDDLDLCLADYPNQLIEFNNERENIIVLGVKKINK is encoded by the coding sequence ATGAAGTTCCATGATTTAAATTTAAAGGGAAAGAATTATAAACTTGATAAAGATTTGATCTTGGATTCTTATAAATTAGGATGGGATTATGTTAATCTAAATTATTCTATTGAGAATTTTAAAAAAGCTATTGATTATAAAGATAAATTAAAACAAGAAATAGATGAAATAATAGCTAATTATCAAGATAAAAACAAAATAAACAGTAAAAATAAATTTAAATTTGAATTTGGGCTTGAAATTAATCCTAAAAATCAGAATGAATTGTATAAACTCTCTAAAAAATATAGGAATGAATCTAAATATATTTCTGTTTTAGGAGGAGATTTAGCTGTAAATCGGGCTGCTTGTGAAAATAGGCAAATCGATGTTCTTTCAAGACCTTATTTTAGAAATCGTAATTCTTGCGGAATTAATCATGTTTTAGCTAAAGAAGCTGTTAGAAATAATGTTGCTATTGAACTTTGTTTTAATGATATTTTGTCTAGTTATTTAAGTTTTAGGGCAAAGATAATGGCTCATTTTAGAGAAATTATTAAATTATATAACAAATTTAGATTTCCTTTAATAATAACTTCTGGTGCATCATCAATTTGGGAAACAAGATCTCCTAAAGATATTTCTTCTGTTTTTAAAAATTTGGGTCTTTCTCAGGATGATTTAGATTTATGTTTAGCTGATTATCCTAATCAGTTGATTGAATTTAATAATGAAAGAGAAAATATTATTGTTCTTGGAGTTAAAAAGATTAATAAATGA
- a CDS encoding RNA-binding protein, with protein MIHNIRYRVFVYADENEEELLKGLKNLLPTAKPDRELAEGILEDDIVILSGKIERKKETKDFLKNLLDMDKKSLCKLSDDLERKIDKNGNLFLRFSKSSACEENWEICDTGDSIHLKIKIAAYPAKKNVAISLLNDILDDYI; from the coding sequence ATGATTCATAATATTAGATATCGGGTGTTTGTTTATGCAGATGAAAATGAAGAAGAACTATTAAAAGGACTAAAAAACCTTCTTCCAACAGCTAAACCAGACCGTGAATTAGCTGAAGGCATACTTGAAGATGATATTGTTATTTTATCTGGAAAAATTGAGAGAAAAAAAGAAACAAAAGATTTTCTTAAAAATCTTTTAGATATGGATAAAAAATCATTGTGTAAGTTAAGTGATGATTTAGAAAGAAAAATTGATAAAAATGGAAATCTTTTTCTCCGATTTTCTAAATCTTCAGCTTGTGAAGAAAACTGGGAGATTTGTGATACTGGTGATTCAATTCATCTTAAAATAAAAATTGCAGCTTATCCTGCTAAAAAGAATGTAGCTATATCTCTTTTAAATGATATATTAGATGATTATATTTAA
- a CDS encoding 50S ribosomal protein L15e yields the protein MYKYIRDAWKNPDKSYVRELMWERAPIWRREKVIQRIDRPTRIDRARSLGYKAKKGYVVVRTRVRRGGRRKTRFTAGRRPKRMGVNKITPSKSIQRIAEERVSKKYPNMEVLNSYWVWSDGKFKFFEVILVDPQSPSIINDPKINWICESQHKNRALRGLTSAGKKGRGRKTRGKGSEKRH from the coding sequence ATGTATAAGTATATTAGAGATGCATGGAAAAATCCTGATAAGTCTTATGTAAGAGAACTTATGTGGGAAAGAGCTCCAATTTGGAGACGTGAAAAAGTAATTCAAAGAATAGACAGACCTACAAGAATCGATCGTGCTAGATCCCTTGGATATAAAGCTAAGAAAGGTTATGTTGTTGTTAGAACTAGAGTACGTCGTGGTGGAAGGAGAAAAACTCGTTTTACTGCAGGTCGTAGACCAAAACGTATGGGTGTAAATAAGATAACTCCTTCAAAATCTATCCAAAGAATAGCTGAAGAACGTGTAAGTAAAAAATATCCTAATATGGAAGTTTTAAACTCTTACTGGGTATGGTCTGATGGTAAATTCAAATTCTTTGAAGTTATTTTAGTAGATCCACAAAGTCCTTCTATTATCAATGATCCTAAAATTAATTGGATTTGTGAAAGTCAGCACAAAAATAGAGCTCTTAGAGGTTTAACCAGTGCTGGTAAGAAAGGTAGGGGACGAAAAACAAGAGGAAAAGGTTCTGAAAAGAGACATTAA